The following proteins are encoded in a genomic region of Mahella australiensis 50-1 BON:
- a CDS encoding TdeIII family type II restriction endonuclease, which translates to MPLTNNEIDYVKETLRNSLRNKMKNYNPEPASMPFHTRLLGKDRLALYSFIHSLNTNFGTSIFEPVALALAKGRFKNAKIKADAGSYISEYAQKTIQNIIDGLTAAKILPDKEREIESIRQVCKVGQMNKVKLTKVDIFIESFDDEIYMFDLKTAKPNIGEFKGFKRTLLEWVAAYLAENPNGKIHTCIAIPYNPYEPEPYNRWTMRGMLDIDNELLVASELWNFLGDEGAYENILDCFESVGVELRSEIDEYFAKFKL; encoded by the coding sequence ATGCCACTGACAAACAATGAGATTGATTATGTAAAAGAGACATTGCGTAATAGTCTTAGAAATAAAATGAAAAACTATAATCCCGAGCCTGCCAGTATGCCCTTTCACACTAGGCTTCTCGGCAAAGACAGGCTCGCGTTATATTCCTTTATCCATTCATTAAATACAAATTTTGGAACATCAATTTTTGAACCGGTTGCATTAGCGCTTGCAAAAGGTCGATTCAAAAATGCTAAAATCAAAGCTGATGCAGGTAGTTATATTTCTGAATATGCCCAAAAAACGATACAAAACATAATTGACGGCTTGACTGCGGCTAAAATCCTTCCTGATAAAGAAAGAGAAATCGAGTCCATTCGGCAGGTTTGCAAAGTCGGACAAATGAACAAAGTAAAGTTAACTAAAGTAGATATCTTTATCGAAAGTTTCGATGATGAGATATATATGTTCGATCTTAAAACCGCCAAACCAAATATAGGTGAATTTAAAGGGTTCAAGCGCACGCTTCTTGAATGGGTAGCCGCTTATCTTGCGGAAAATCCTAATGGGAAGATACATACTTGTATTGCTATCCCATATAATCCCTACGAACCAGAACCATATAATCGTTGGACTATGCGTGGTATGTTGGATATTGATAATGAATTGCTTGTCGCCAGCGAGCTATGGAATTTTTTGGGTGATGAAGGTGCGTATGAAAACATTCTCGATTGTTTTGAATCGGTTGGTGTAGAACTTCGATCTGAAATCGATGAATATTTTGCTAAGTTTAAATTATAA
- a CDS encoding HAD-IIA family hydrolase, producing MALNNIKCFILDMDGTFYLGNRLLPGAMEFIDFLKATGRDYLFLTNNSSKSAAFYADKIRRMGLNDITGDKVFTSGQATAIYLKRQNKGRRVFLVGTQYLRQELEEYGLIVVDDEPDFVVVGFDTTLTYDKLWKACDFIREGVTYIATHPDLNCPVEGGVMPDCGAIIAFIEASTSKQPFIVGKPYGEIIKCIFEKTGLGPQQLAIVGDRLYTDIQTGINGGITSILVLTGETTVDDLEHSAVKPDYVVDGIGDIIKLVR from the coding sequence ATGGCGTTAAATAATATTAAATGTTTTATATTGGACATGGATGGGACGTTTTATCTGGGAAACCGTTTGCTACCCGGCGCTATGGAGTTTATAGACTTTCTGAAGGCTACCGGGCGCGATTATCTCTTTTTAACAAATAATTCTTCCAAAAGTGCTGCCTTTTATGCGGATAAGATACGGAGAATGGGGCTCAATGATATCACCGGCGATAAGGTATTCACATCAGGGCAGGCCACTGCCATATATCTAAAAAGGCAAAATAAAGGCAGGCGCGTATTTCTTGTAGGCACGCAGTATCTACGACAGGAATTGGAGGAATATGGCCTTATTGTGGTCGATGATGAACCGGATTTCGTGGTGGTGGGTTTCGATACGACGCTGACATATGATAAGTTGTGGAAAGCCTGTGATTTTATAAGAGAAGGTGTAACATATATAGCCACACATCCCGATCTCAATTGCCCTGTGGAGGGAGGCGTTATGCCAGACTGTGGCGCTATAATCGCTTTTATAGAAGCCTCGACAAGCAAGCAGCCGTTCATAGTGGGAAAGCCATACGGAGAGATAATAAAGTGTATATTTGAAAAAACCGGTTTAGGGCCGCAGCAGCTTGCCATAGTGGGCGATAGGCTTTATACTGATATACAAACCGGCATTAACGGCGGCATAACCTCCATATTGGTATTGACCGGAGAAACCACTGTTGATGATTTAGAGCATTCCGCTGTAAAGCCTGATTACGTTGTGGACGGTATAGGCGATATAATAAAGCTGGTGCGATGA
- a CDS encoding DNA methyltransferase: protein MINISTYEHTDLMTVKEASDWAAQYLNKKVTESNILYLIQYGKIKKISQNGSVLVSRYELENYYESYYGRKEVDWKNKLGEDLNWALSFEHVKEAETTKHVHRLHPYKGKFIPQLVEYFLDDHTDDFKKETYFRKGDIVLDPFCGSGTTLVQCNELDMHAIGIDVSAFNALISNVKVLKYDLTDVFVETQNITKALDRFSAELKITEFEEELQNKLSEFNDRYFPSPDFKYWISEGKIREDEYSKQKAMEFMIIYNELVNKYGIKLTQDKSDTFLDKWYLENVRKEIDYVFSLIKGIKNINTKKIISIILSRTIRSCRATTHSDLATLKEPVISTYYCTKHKKLCKPIFSIKNWWQRYSKDTIKRLTDFDKIRTRTFQICLTGDSRTIDIVRELENKNKLFAEMVSKQKISGIFSSPPYVGLIDYHEQHAYAYDLFGFARKDELEIGPLYKGQNKEARESYIEGIAQVLNNCKRFMVKDYNVFLVANDKYNLYPTIAEQAGMKIVNQYKRPVLNRTERDKGAYSEIIFHLKENS, encoded by the coding sequence ATGATTAACATAAGTACATATGAACATACGGATTTGATGACCGTTAAAGAAGCCAGCGATTGGGCTGCTCAATATCTAAATAAGAAGGTTACAGAATCGAATATATTATACCTTATACAATACGGTAAAATCAAAAAGATAAGTCAAAATGGTTCCGTATTGGTTTCCAGATATGAACTGGAGAATTATTATGAGTCATATTATGGCAGAAAAGAGGTCGATTGGAAGAACAAATTGGGAGAAGATCTGAATTGGGCATTGTCTTTCGAACACGTAAAAGAGGCTGAGACTACTAAACATGTTCACAGACTTCATCCGTATAAAGGAAAGTTTATTCCTCAGTTAGTAGAATATTTCTTGGACGACCACACAGATGATTTTAAAAAAGAAACTTATTTCAGAAAGGGAGATATTGTTTTGGACCCTTTTTGCGGTAGCGGTACAACTTTAGTGCAATGCAACGAGCTGGATATGCACGCTATAGGCATTGACGTATCTGCTTTCAATGCTTTGATAAGCAATGTAAAGGTGCTAAAATATGATTTAACTGATGTATTTGTCGAAACACAAAATATAACCAAGGCACTGGACCGATTTTCAGCTGAATTAAAAATAACCGAATTTGAAGAAGAATTACAAAATAAGCTTTCTGAGTTCAATGACAGATATTTCCCTTCTCCTGATTTTAAGTATTGGATAAGCGAAGGAAAAATTAGAGAAGACGAATATAGTAAACAAAAAGCAATGGAGTTCATGATTATTTATAACGAATTAGTTAATAAATATGGAATAAAGCTAACACAAGACAAAAGTGACACATTTTTAGATAAGTGGTATCTAGAAAATGTCCGAAAGGAGATCGATTATGTTTTTTCGTTAATAAAAGGCATTAAGAATATTAATACCAAAAAAATAATCAGCATTATTTTAAGCCGTACTATTCGTTCTTGCAGAGCTACCACCCATTCTGACTTAGCGACGCTCAAGGAACCGGTGATTTCAACATATTACTGCACCAAGCACAAAAAGCTTTGTAAACCTATTTTTTCTATAAAAAACTGGTGGCAAAGATATAGCAAGGATACAATAAAGAGATTAACAGATTTTGACAAAATAAGGACCCGAACTTTTCAAATATGTTTAACCGGTGATTCACGCACAATAGATATAGTTCGCGAATTGGAAAACAAAAACAAATTATTTGCTGAAATGGTAAGCAAACAAAAAATAAGCGGTATATTCTCTAGTCCCCCATATGTTGGCCTTATAGACTATCATGAACAGCATGCCTATGCTTATGACCTGTTTGGTTTTGCTCGTAAGGATGAGCTAGAAATAGGGCCGCTTTACAAGGGACAGAATAAGGAAGCCAGAGAATCTTATATAGAGGGGATAGCTCAGGTACTCAATAATTGCAAGCGTTTTATGGTAAAAGATTATAATGTATTTTTGGTCGCCAACGATAAATACAATCTATATCCAACCATTGCCGAACAAGCAGGTATGAAAATTGTCAACCAATATAAACGCCCCGTGTTAAATAGAACGGAGAGAGATAAAGGCGCATATTCCGAAATAATATTTCATTTAAAGGAAAATAGTTAA
- a CDS encoding MFS transporter: MKKSDYMQLPRRLSALEGAYWSASACYYAYIVMYLSRQGYSNSSIGAIISLTAVISIISPPIWGYISDRTGAINKIMVACASLTAIAILILPFINQLWAIALIMALIAFTDSPNPPLLDSMVMQNMHRMSNTSYGSIRLWGSIGYAITAYLIGLFMEIYGTGIMFIAYSFFAIFVIKIVLSLPDPGVVIKSEDAANAKTQPSALSLFVNPNFVLFLIFGSLLFTPHKASFTFLPQLFASVGGTSAQLGMAWFVSAASEAPILFLGQRLNTRYKPLHIILISSVFFIARLLIYAFTYTPWLAILNQVLQGLSFGLFLTGTVYYINEIAPDGLKATAQTIATAAYMGVSGILGSYLGGVIIDRYEIHTMYKAGIMVQAIAVIGFMLSTIILRHKSSKAA; the protein is encoded by the coding sequence ATGAAAAAATCAGATTACATGCAATTGCCCAGGCGCTTGTCCGCTTTGGAAGGCGCTTATTGGTCGGCCAGCGCCTGCTATTATGCCTATATAGTGATGTATTTGAGCCGGCAAGGCTACAGTAATAGCTCTATAGGAGCTATTATATCGCTGACTGCTGTCATATCCATAATATCACCGCCTATATGGGGTTATATAAGCGATCGCACGGGAGCCATCAACAAGATCATGGTCGCATGCGCCTCGCTGACTGCCATAGCAATACTTATATTGCCTTTTATAAATCAATTATGGGCTATAGCCCTTATAATGGCTCTGATAGCCTTTACCGACAGCCCAAATCCCCCGCTTTTGGACAGCATGGTCATGCAGAATATGCACCGCATGAGCAATACCAGCTATGGAAGCATACGACTTTGGGGATCTATAGGCTATGCCATAACAGCCTACCTTATAGGTTTATTTATGGAAATATATGGCACTGGTATTATGTTTATAGCATACAGCTTCTTCGCAATATTCGTTATAAAAATAGTGCTGTCGTTACCCGATCCCGGTGTTGTTATAAAGTCAGAAGATGCTGCAAACGCTAAAACACAGCCCAGCGCGCTGTCATTATTCGTCAATCCGAATTTTGTGCTATTTCTAATATTCGGCTCGCTTCTTTTTACGCCGCATAAAGCCAGCTTTACGTTTCTGCCCCAGTTATTCGCAAGCGTCGGAGGTACCAGCGCTCAATTGGGAATGGCATGGTTCGTATCGGCAGCCAGCGAAGCACCGATATTATTTCTTGGACAGCGCCTTAATACGCGCTATAAGCCGTTGCACATTATATTAATATCGTCAGTATTTTTCATAGCGCGGTTGTTGATATATGCTTTTACCTATACGCCATGGTTGGCTATATTGAACCAGGTATTGCAAGGCCTATCCTTCGGGCTATTTCTGACCGGCACGGTATACTATATAAACGAAATAGCACCCGACGGCCTCAAGGCTACTGCTCAGACCATAGCCACCGCGGCATACATGGGTGTAAGCGGCATACTGGGCAGTTATCTCGGCGGCGTTATAATAGATCGTTATGAGATACACACCATGTATAAGGCGGGCATAATGGTGCAAGCCATAGCAGTGATAGGCTTCATGTTGTCCACGATAATACTTCGTCATAAAAGCAGCAAGGCAGCATAA
- a CDS encoding MATE family efflux transporter yields MKLAASKDGHGDEDRQRSNELLKEALQITWPAFIELVMSTLFGMVDMIMVGQVSPSAIAAVGLTNQPFMLLIAVFAALNVGTTTLVAWNIGARDLKKARIVTRQSLTVGTTLGIVISIIGLFSARYIIIFMGAKSDTIGPATQYFQIISAGLVFQVITMAVTSALRGAGETRIPMLYNVGANLFNVFGNYVLIYGKLGFPALGVTGAAISTDVARILACLAGLYILFFSRKTKLALTVKGDYRPDFDTIKQVFKIGIPAAAEQFVLQSGLILFARTVSGLGTATYAAHQIGLNINGLTFSPSQAFGVAATTMVGQSLGANDIKKANECANLIHKMGMAVACFVGLMFILFSHPIARLYTNDLAVAAMAGTVLKIMALAQPGQSTQLVLAGALRGAGDTMYPLYASALGIWVFRVVMAYIFVNIFGWGLIGAWVAMVLDQYTRSAIVYMRYRSGKWKYIKSRVDME; encoded by the coding sequence TTGAAGTTGGCTGCATCAAAAGATGGGCATGGGGATGAGGATCGACAACGTTCTAATGAATTATTAAAGGAAGCTTTGCAAATCACATGGCCGGCTTTTATTGAACTGGTCATGTCAACGCTGTTCGGCATGGTCGACATGATAATGGTAGGACAGGTAAGTCCGAGCGCCATAGCTGCGGTCGGGCTGACAAATCAACCGTTTATGTTGCTTATAGCAGTATTTGCGGCACTAAATGTAGGTACCACCACATTGGTGGCATGGAATATAGGAGCCCGCGACCTCAAAAAAGCGCGTATAGTTACGCGACAATCGCTTACTGTCGGAACGACGCTGGGCATAGTTATAAGCATAATAGGTTTATTTTCCGCCAGATACATAATAATATTTATGGGTGCCAAATCCGATACCATCGGACCGGCCACGCAGTATTTCCAGATCATATCGGCAGGCCTTGTATTTCAGGTTATAACAATGGCCGTCACTTCCGCTTTAAGAGGTGCCGGCGAAACCAGAATACCAATGCTGTACAACGTAGGGGCAAATCTGTTCAACGTATTTGGCAACTATGTGCTCATATATGGCAAATTGGGCTTTCCCGCCCTGGGCGTAACAGGTGCCGCCATATCCACCGATGTAGCGCGTATACTGGCGTGCCTTGCCGGACTCTATATCTTATTCTTCTCGCGCAAGACCAAGCTGGCCTTGACAGTAAAAGGCGATTACCGTCCGGACTTCGACACTATAAAACAGGTATTCAAAATAGGCATACCGGCGGCCGCAGAGCAGTTCGTACTGCAAAGCGGCCTCATACTTTTTGCTCGTACCGTATCGGGATTAGGGACGGCCACATATGCCGCGCATCAGATAGGGCTAAATATAAACGGCTTGACATTCTCGCCCAGCCAGGCCTTCGGCGTAGCAGCCACAACTATGGTAGGGCAGAGCCTTGGCGCCAATGATATAAAAAAAGCAAATGAATGCGCCAACCTTATTCATAAAATGGGAATGGCCGTAGCGTGTTTCGTGGGCTTGATGTTCATATTATTCTCCCACCCCATAGCGCGGCTTTATACCAACGATCTGGCAGTAGCGGCCATGGCCGGCACGGTGCTCAAAATCATGGCCCTGGCACAGCCTGGGCAATCCACCCAGTTAGTGCTCGCCGGTGCACTGCGCGGCGCCGGCGACACTATGTACCCGCTGTATGCTTCGGCCCTGGGTATATGGGTATTCCGCGTCGTTATGGCCTATATATTCGTCAATATATTCGGCTGGGGCCTTATAGGCGCATGGGTGGCCATGGTACTCGATCAGTACACCCGCTCGGCCATCGTATATATGCGCTATCGCTCAGGTAAATGGAAGTATATTAAAAGCCGCGTCGATATGGAATGA
- a CDS encoding radical SAM protein, which produces MDTVEKLGILGMGARYDMCGCGRVSEDDYINNGIYRVKTSSGTCSIFKVLLSNECTRDCAYCQNRIQRDIPRTTIAPEDMARLFIQLFRQRKVQGLFLSSGIQPNSSASMDNLIKTAQILRQRYNYKGYIHMKILPGASTAHIEAAATVANRLSINLEVPDAEHLKMLSRSKRYADLAGGMEYISKLRQKGIRISQTTQFIVGAADESDRDIVYATWNLKERFSLARTYFSAFTPVIDTPLENKAPTPLIRETRLYQVDFLFRQYGFTPDQLVFDNSGHLLQDVDPKTAFALHNPQLYPIEINRADYQTLLLIPGIGPISAKRIEAMRRIGKITDPMQLKATGAVLKHLLPFVTINGKYYPSLDAAAKGGQQLTLWDYNAAGNNRAGIISA; this is translated from the coding sequence ATGGATACAGTAGAAAAACTCGGTATACTGGGCATGGGCGCAAGATATGATATGTGCGGATGTGGCCGTGTCTCGGAAGACGACTATATAAACAACGGCATCTACCGCGTCAAGACATCCAGCGGTACCTGCTCTATATTTAAGGTGCTGCTGTCCAACGAGTGTACGCGTGACTGCGCATATTGTCAGAACCGCATACAACGCGATATACCGCGAACTACCATTGCGCCCGAAGACATGGCACGCCTTTTTATACAGCTCTTTCGCCAGCGTAAAGTGCAGGGCCTGTTTTTAAGTTCAGGCATACAGCCCAATTCCTCAGCCAGCATGGATAATTTGATAAAAACAGCGCAGATATTGCGCCAGCGGTATAACTATAAAGGCTACATACATATGAAAATACTGCCCGGCGCCTCCACCGCGCATATAGAAGCAGCAGCAACGGTAGCCAATAGGTTATCTATAAACCTCGAGGTACCGGATGCGGAGCACCTTAAAATGCTCAGCCGTTCTAAACGTTATGCCGATTTGGCCGGCGGTATGGAATATATAAGCAAACTAAGGCAAAAGGGCATACGCATAAGCCAAACCACTCAGTTCATAGTTGGAGCAGCCGATGAGAGCGATAGGGACATTGTCTATGCCACGTGGAACCTGAAAGAGCGTTTCTCACTGGCGCGCACATATTTCAGCGCGTTTACGCCGGTCATAGACACGCCTCTTGAGAATAAGGCTCCTACGCCATTGATACGCGAAACACGTCTTTATCAGGTGGACTTTTTATTTCGACAGTATGGCTTCACCCCGGACCAGCTCGTGTTCGATAACAGCGGCCATCTGCTGCAGGATGTTGACCCGAAAACGGCCTTTGCCCTGCATAATCCCCAGCTATACCCCATAGAAATAAACAGGGCCGATTATCAAACACTGCTGCTTATACCAGGCATAGGACCTATATCGGCAAAACGCATAGAAGCCATGCGCCGCATCGGCAAAATCACAGACCCTATGCAGTTAAAGGCCACAGGCGCTGTTTTAAAGCACTTGCTGCCTTTTGTAACTATAAACGGCAAATATTATCCTTCGCTGGACGCCGCCGCAAAAGGCGGGCAGCAGTTAACGCTGTGGGATTACAATGCCGCCGGCAACAACAGAGCAGGTATAATTTCGGCATAG